The nucleotide window CGCCTTCGGAGCCGCGATCGTCGCTGCCGCCTTCCTCTTGGCATGGGCCGCCGAGGCGGCGCAGAAGGACATCTCGGGAGCCCTGGCGATCGCCCTGCTGGCACTCATCGCCGTCCTCCCCGAATATGCTGTGGACCTCTACTATGCGTTCCGGTCGGGCACGGATCCTGACTACCTGCATTTCGCGGCTGCGAACATGACCGGGTCGAACCGACTGCTGCTCGGCTTCGGGTGGCCGCTCGTCGTCATCATCGCCCTCCTCGTCGCCCGGCGCAGGACGAAACGCACGACGAGGCGTACGACCGGCGCAGCCAAGCGCACCACCGGCGCACAGGCCCAGGGACAGATTCCTCGGACGCGCGCACCGCGTTCCCTGCGCCTCGACTCGGGAGCTCGGATGGACATCGGATTCCTCGTCATCCTCGGCGTCCTCGCGTTCGCCATCCCGCTCATGGGCGCCATCCCGATGTGGTTCGGCATCGGCCTCGTGCTCATCTTCGCGTTCTACCTGTGGCGGGCCGGACAGTCCGCCGGTGACGAGGAAGAGGAGTTCGTCGGAGCGGCCGCGCTCATCGCGGAAATGCCGAAGTCGGCCCGCCGAATCACCGTCATCTCGCTGTTCGTCGTCTCCGCCGCGATCATTCTGCTCAGTGCCGAACCCTTCGCCGAGGCGCTCGTGGCCTCGGGGCAGTCCCTCGGAATCGACAGCTACTTCCTCGTCCAGTGGCTGGCTCCGCTCGCTTCGGAGGCACCGGAGTTCATCATCGCCGCGATGTTCGCCCTCCGCGGGATGGGGGCGGCCGCGATCGGCACGCTCATCGCCTCGAAGGTCAACCAGTGGAGTCTGCTCGTCGGGTCTCTGCCGATCGCCCACCTCGCCGGTGGAGGCGGCCTCGGGCTGCCCTTGGACGGCCGGCAGATCGAGGAGTTCACGCTCACGGCCACGCAGACCATCCTCGGCGTCGCGATCATCCTTGCCCTGCGCTTCCACTGGGCACCGGCGCTTGGGTTGGCGGCTCTGTTCGGGGTGCAGTTCTTCGTCACGGACACGTCGGGACGCTATGTGCTCTCCGCGATCCAGGCGGGACTGGCGATCGTCTTCCTCATCCTCCATCGCCGCGACATCCTGCCCACCCTCGCCGCTCCCTTCCGTCGATCCGGTCGGGACACGGACGATCCCCAGCTCGCCGAGGCGGCCCCCACCGGCCCCGCGACCGCAGACCCTGGTGACGCTGCCACCGGTGACCCCACTGCCCCTGCCACCGCTGATCGCGCGGAGACTCGCGCGTAGAATGACGATCATGCCGCGCCCTGCAGTGACCCGGATGGTCGAGGACTATGTCACCCTCATCTGGAAGGCCTACGAATGGCCGGGCGGTCGCCCTGCCACGACTGACCTCGCCGAACAGTTGGGTGTGACCGCCTCGACGGTGTCGGCGAACCTCAAGAAGCTCGCCCGTGACGGGTACATCGACTATGAGCCCTACGGACAGATCACCCTGACCGATGCAGGTCGGCAGATCGCCGTGGAGACCGTCAGGCGCCACCGGATCCTCGAGACCTACCTCGTCGACGCCTTGGGACTGACCTGGGACCAGGTCCACGATGAGGCCGACCAGCTCGAACATGCCGTGTCCGATCTTGTGCTCGAGGCGATGAACGCCGCTCTCGGC belongs to Brevibacterium spongiae and includes:
- a CDS encoding sodium:proton exchanger, producing MPTAILRRIVLCLLIAAPAVVLRITGTEVAPVLDLFAFGAAIVAAAFLLAWAAEAAQKDISGALAIALLALIAVLPEYAVDLYYAFRSGTDPDYLHFAAANMTGSNRLLLGFGWPLVVIIALLVARRRTKRTTRRTTGAAKRTTGAQAQGQIPRTRAPRSLRLDSGARMDIGFLVILGVLAFAIPLMGAIPMWFGIGLVLIFAFYLWRAGQSAGDEEEEFVGAAALIAEMPKSARRITVISLFVVSAAIILLSAEPFAEALVASGQSLGIDSYFLVQWLAPLASEAPEFIIAAMFALRGMGAAAIGTLIASKVNQWSLLVGSLPIAHLAGGGGLGLPLDGRQIEEFTLTATQTILGVAIILALRFHWAPALGLAALFGVQFFVTDTSGRYVLSAIQAGLAIVFLILHRRDILPTLAAPFRRSGRDTDDPQLAEAAPTGPATADPGDAATGDPTAPATADRAETRA
- a CDS encoding metal-dependent transcriptional regulator; translated protein: MPRPAVTRMVEDYVTLIWKAYEWPGGRPATTDLAEQLGVTASTVSANLKKLARDGYIDYEPYGQITLTDAGRQIAVETVRRHRILETYLVDALGLTWDQVHDEADQLEHAVSDLVLEAMNAALGHPDRDPHGDPIPDVHGHTVSVPSRRLQEASPGVEVAVARVSDRSPELLRYLTDRGIIIGTRLTVTAISSAASSIAVNIDGEGIELALDAAEAIRVEPVVG